Proteins found in one Fusarium keratoplasticum isolate Fu6.1 chromosome 12, whole genome shotgun sequence genomic segment:
- a CDS encoding ATP-grasp domain-containing protein has translation MAVNPVTWHTSRVVKIDQETDSKSNGTHDLTETAVDVHCSGSLVDSSDKKRQGYDLWFVDVDVTPRQGIENGSQEPNKSDGLSDLLRAAQTLDSSSPGTSRSYRVLLAVPTATGFFARTNCFQERFVGCKDFGVLIDRSVFGKPARLLAEPSLEQLLDGSALMVLRPKEQASFCDEVALVEEVDARINFQWLLKDQPQQKTLALVDGHLNLESYLGLYNSAKALGAKVVLLDRKDHWITDPSFQHLYDDYIAIDMTPDEEFHVRIAEAVKAYGHVDGICGIATYSLPPVAKAATLLGLPTEPPEAITMANDKHQTRLLDQDPVLSAMVGSVVDLKERIKNKSFVPEYPLIVKPTFGTGSAHVHKVDDEAALLEAVRRITELAKRKALIETYIEGPELDANFVLVDGEILFFEMNDDFPTAGDQGDIDSDFWETINAFPTVLPPDEFALLRDDMHRLLLAMGLKTGVFHLEAKVQNSSWEYSVKDGVYDLYPKEGPVKNAPKRCFTIEVNPRPPGMANCYGSGATYGVNFYDIHVLRMLGDIERIRALSKPFEPHSTIPYNARIWSDLFWLRADKGGICSTDTVCSETLEKLSPEDRALVTRSCCFYRRGELIPEPADGVVRLGGFFFLSSRKSRADILRATAGLVKYNSIPVTTS, from the exons ATGGCTGTTAATCCAGTTACTTGGCACACATCTCGTGTGGTCAAGATCGACCAAGAGACTGACAGCAAGAGCAATGGTACCCATGATCTTACCGAGACTGCCGTGGACGTTCATTGCTCTGGCTCTCTAGTCGATTCAAGTGACAAGAAGCGACAGGGCTATGATCTCTGGTTCGTGGATGTGGACGTCACTCCACGACAGGGCATAGAGAATGGCAGTCAGGAACCTAACAAGAG CGATGGTCTGAGTGACCTTTTGCGGGCTGCGCAGACGCTGGACTCTTCTAGTCCCGGTACCTCGCGGTCCTATCGAGTCCTTCTAGCCGTGCCTACAGCCACTGGCTTCTTCGCTAGGACCAACTGCTTCCAAGAGCGCTTTGTGGGCTGCAAAGACTTTGGCGTCTTGATTGACCGCTCGGTCTTCGGAAAGCCCGCAAGACTTCTCGCTGAGCCAAGTCTTGAACAGCTTCTTGATGGAAGCGCCCTCATGGTCCTTCGCCCTAAAGAGCAAGCCAGTTTCTGTGATGAAGTTGCTCTCGTCGAAGAAGTGGATGCCAGGATAAACTTCCAATGGCTACTCAAAGATCAACCCCAGCAAAAGACGCTGGCTTTGGTTGATGGCCATCTCAACTTGGAGTCTTATCTTGGCCTCTACAACTCGGCAAAGGCACTTGGAGCCAAGGTGGTGCTTCTGGATCGAAAAGATCATTGGATTACCGACCCTTCTTTCCAGCACTTGTACGATGATTACATCGCCATCGACATGACGCCAGACGAAGAGTTCCATGTGCGCATTgccgaggctgtcaaggcaTATGGACACGTGGACGGCATCTGCGGCATCGCCACATACTCTCTCCCTCCTGTGGCTAAGGCAGCAACTCTTCTAGGCTTGCCTACTGAGCCACCAGAGGCTATAACAATGGCAAACGACAAACACCAGACGAGGCTCCTTGACCAGGACCCAGTCCTTTCGGCCATGGTTGGCAGTGTAGTGGATCTTAAGGAGCGCATCAAGAACAAGTCCTTTGTGCCCGAATATCCCCTCATCGTCAAGCCAACCTTTGGAACAGGGTCTGCTCACGTTCATAAAGTTGATGACGAAGCAGCTTTGCTGGAGGCAGTGCGTCGCATCACAGAACTCGCCAAGAGAAAGGCCCTGATCGAGACGTACATCGAAGGGCCAGAACTAGATGCCAACTTTGTTCTTGTGGATGGAGAGATTCTCTTCTTCGAGATGAATGACGACTTTCCAACCGCAGGGGACCAGGGAGACATTGATAGCGACTTTTGGGAGACTATCAACGCTTTCCCGACTGTTCTCCCACCTGATGAGTTTGCGCTCTTGCGCGACGACATGCATCGCCTGTTGCTTGCCATGGGCCTCAAGACTGGAGTCTTTcacctcgaggccaaggtaCAGAATTCGTCTTGGGAGTACAGTGTCAAAGACGGTGTGTACGACTTGTACCCAAAAGAAGGCCCTGTGAAGAACGCACCGAAGCGATGCTTCACCATTGAGGTCAACCCTCGACCACCGGGAATGGCCAACTGCTACGGATCAGGTGCCACCTACGGTGTCAACTTTTATGACATCCATGTTTTGAGGATGCTGGGGGATATTGAGCGAATCCGGGCGCTCTCAAAGCCGTTTGAGCCACACTCGACCATTCCATACAATGCGAGGATATGGTCCGacctcttctggctcagAGCCGACAAGGGCGGTATCTGTTCCACGGACACAGTCTGTAGTGAGACGCTCGAGAAGCTATCACCGGAAGATCGGGCGCTTGTTACGAGATCTTGCTGCTTCTATCGACGAGGGGAGCTGATACCAGAGCCGGCAGATGGCGTGGTGAGACTTGGAggcttcttttttctctcgtcTCGTAAGAGCAGAGCAGACATTTTGCGTGCGACCGCTGGTTTGGTAAAGTACAACTCGATTCCCGTTACCACGAGTTAG
- a CDS encoding J domain-containing protein, translated as MPFTSKSLITSKCLFYGHGRFGTRRRHSLSCPSTRNQTPLWPQNPRPSPHEILGIEAEKPYNKERFRRLVKLYHPDVHGQNPLVNSLPRSTRLERYHLIIAANELLSDPSKRKMYEMYDVGWAFKNQYRGPPTPNPTSTWPGSGPYTSAAQDSGHAGWTGHYPTMRQEPIYMSNGGFAMLLLFIAMGGAITQHERAKKARLRHKTLELAFHDSILIGLQDIIFSSGDKQKDERVLAFLARRHLGLVRTPGHHHTLESGLEGNICRY; from the coding sequence ATGCCCTTTACTTCCAAGTCACTCATCACATCCAAGTGTCTTTTTTACGGACATGGACGGTTTGGTACCAGAAGACGGCATTCTCTCAGCTGCCCCTCAACACGCAACCAAACTCCGCTATGGCCTCAAAATCCCCGTCCCTCCCCTCACGAGATCTTGGGCATCGAAGCTGAGAAGCCTTACAACAAGGAACGTTTTCGAAGGCTTGTCAAGTTGTATCATCCTGATGTGCACGGACAGAACCCCTTGGTCAACTCTCTTCCCCGATCAACGCGCTTGGAACGATACCACCTCATTATCGCGGCCAACGAGCTCCTCAGTGACCCCAGCAAACGAAAGATGTATGAGATGTATGATGTGGGATGGGCTTTCAAGAACCAATATCGTGGGCCACCTACTCCGAACCCAACATCCACGTGGCCAGGGTCGGGCCCTTACACGTCGGCCGCACAAGATTCTGGACATGCCGGTTGGACGGGGCACTATCCAACTATGCGCCAGGAGCCTATATACATGTCCAATGGTGGATTCGCCATGCTCCTTCTTTTCATTGCCATGGGCGGTGCCATTACACAGCATGAGcgagccaagaaggcaaGACTACGGCACAAGACATTGGAACTTGCTTTCCATGACTCCATCCTCATAGGTCTACAAGACATCATCTTTTCCTCTGGTGATAAACAAAAAGACGAGAGAGTGTTGGCGTTTCTAGCTCGTAGGCACCTAGGCCTAGTTCGGACTCCTGGTCATCACCACACGTTGGAAAGCGGACTAGAGGGTAATATCTGCCGATATTGA
- a CDS encoding Aminotran-1-2 domain-containing protein has protein sequence MLSARGTSWTKYGYLHGKENAYDPVKNPNGDVILTNAFNWFILEDLAKFMNSHHELDKSLLTYGEGYTGTLRLRSAMAKHLNRHFHPAQAIDAEEITFTAGVTNINEVCALVTCDPGEAIMLGRPIYGPFSKDFVMRTGVNLEYVSVGDTDQFSPDCIAGYEAGFEDAKARGVNIKALVICNPHNPIGQCYPRKTLVALLRFCASKGIHLISDEIYALSVYYQEDDGSERFTSLRAVDTLGIIDPSQVHILHGMSKDYAAAGLRLGCVITQNKEFSKAVRAICRFSSPSQLSMDLAAKLLEDEAFVDQFLEKSRTRLQSGRALTNKLLKEANINYHEKGNAGLFVWLDLSRHLDLEEVNGDEWEAEKRLSQRLTRAGVIMDTGSEYRAPRAGRFRLMFTVDEGTLREGIKRTSAVLGEK, from the exons ATGTTGTCAGCACGAGGGACCTCCTGGACGAAATATGGTTACCTTCATGGCAAGGAGAACGCCTATGACCCCGTTAAGAACCCGAATGGTGATGTCATTCTTACCAATGCTTTCAAC TGGTTCATACTTGAAGATCTTGCCAAGTTCATGAATAGCCAT CATGAACTTGATAAGAGCCTCCTCACATATGGCGAAGGCTACACAGGAACCTTGCGACTTCGATCAGCCATGGCAAAGCACTTGAACAGACACTTTCATCCGGCTCAGGCCATTGATGCCGAGGAAATCACGTTTACTGCAGGTGTAACCAACATTAACGAGGTTTGTGCCTTGGTCACCTGCGATCCTGGGGAGGCTATTATGCTTGGGAGGCCTATTTACGGCCCCTTCTCCAAGGACTTTGTCATGAGGACTGG GGTCAACCTTGAATATGTGTCAGTGGGAGATACAGACCAATTCTCGCCTGACTGCATTGCAGGCTACGAAGCCGGGTTTGAGGATGCAAAAGCAAGAGgcgtcaacatcaaggccTTGGTCATATGCAACCCACACAATCCTATAG GACAATGTTATCCTCGCAAGACGCTAGTTGCTCTTTTGCGATTCTGTGCATCAAAGGGAATCCATCTGATCAGTGATGAGATATATGCGCTCTCAGTCTATTAccaagaggatgatggatcTGAGAGGTTCACATCTCTTCGAGCTGTTGACACTTTGGGTATCATAGACCCTAGTCAAGTCCATATCCTTCATGGAATGTCCAAG GACTATGCCGCAGCTGGTCTTCGACTTGGATGCGTCATTACGCAGAACAAAGAGTTTTCCAAGGCTGTGCGTGCCATTTG CCGAttctcctcgccgtcgcAACTGTCCATGGACTTGGCAGCCAAGTTACTCGAAGACGAGGCGTTCGTAGACCAGTTCTTGGAGAAATCGCGAACTAGGCTACAATCGGGTCGTGCCTTGACCAATAAGCTCTTGAAAGAAGCCAATATTAACTATCACGAAAAAGG TAACGCCGGCCTCTTTGTGTGGCTCGACCTGTCACGACATCTggatcttgaagaagtcAACGGTGACGAGTGGGAAGCCGAAAAGAGACTTTCTCAGCGCCTCACGCGGGCCGGAGTCATTATGGACACGGGGAGTGAATATCGGGCGCCTCGGGCGGGAAGATTTCGCCTGATGTTTACTGTAGACGAGGGTACCCTTCGTGAGGGGATCAAGAG GACATCTGCTGTTCTAGGGGAGAAATAA
- a CDS encoding Rhodanese domain-containing protein, with amino-acid sequence MAVSNPLNVFKGPDALRQFFDPDEQPPVPLVELPDSLNPFRKDNVRIYAKLLTFLPAQNVKALPAVNMLLHDPSAANKSVVEVSSGSTVTSLAIANRVLYNNDDTTAYVSNKAAIDRVRELQFFGLKVMLYGGPTYTDTTDIRGPVEWARNLGKSSDKVVNLGQYDSVWNWKSHERWTGPQILKQLPEIDIFCMGMGSTGCVTGTGMYLKSQKPRVKVLGVCNVEADIVPGPRERPMHETSPFPWKEVVDETEIVSSRESYRLSMHLSREGIISGPSSGMNLGGLLQFIQAAKDKGTLSNYADPTTGEVSCVFVCCDLPQKHMDTYFQKLPDSEFKEIGNRELFDVDQHVYSFRWEADPEAIHPTDPEVMARLAKLTVAKGAVNGVNGPNGTSLSSSSAIRCIDLRSPEDFEECHVQGAFTSPLEGLTPKSTSAFEFGEPQILIDQSKKLKAKIEDAGVSKWLSAATNPLLVLDYDGNTSRVMAAALRARGFEAYSFKDGMSGLAKWLSSKQSA; translated from the exons ATGGCAGTCTCCAACCCTCTCAATGTCTTCAAGGGCCCTGATGCTCTACGCCAGTTCTTCGATCCTGATGAACAACCTCCGGTTCCCTTGGTTGAGCTGCCCGACAGTTTGAACCCATTTCGAAAGGACAATGTGCGCATCTACGCCAAGCTGCTCACATTTCTTCCCGCTCAGAATGTCAAGGCACTTCCAG CTGTCAACATGCTCCTCCACGATCCCTCGGCTGCCAACAAGTCCGTCGTCGAGGTTAGCTCCGGGTCGACCGTCACCTCGCTCGCCATTGCCAATCGAGTCCTCTACAACAACGATGATACAACCGCATATGTCTCAAATAAGGCTGCGATAGACCGCGTTCGAGAACTGCAGTTCTTCGGACTCAAGGTCATGCTCTACGGTGGCCCAACTTACACCGACACCACCGACATCAGGGGGCCGGTTGAGTGGGCCAGAAATCTGGGCAAGAGCTCGGACAAGGTGGTCAACCTCGGCCAATATGACAGTGTGTGGAACTGGAAGTCCCATGAGCGGTGGACAGGTCCTCAGATTCTCAAGCAGCTGCCAGAGATCGACATCTTCTGCATGGGCATGGGTAGCACGGGGTGTGTCACCGGCACTGGCATGTACCTCAAGTCCCAGAAGCCTAGGGTCAAAGTTTTGGGCGTCTGCAATGTCGAGGCCGACATTGTACCAGGCCCTCGGGAGCGTCCCATGCACGAGACAAGCCCGTTCCCCTGGAAGGAGGTCGTGGACGAGACTGAGATTGTAAGCTCCAGAGAGTCGTACAGACTGTCGATGCATCTTTCCCGGGAGGGTATCATTTCTGGTCCTTCAAGTGGTATGAACCTTGGCGGTCTGCTGCAGTTCATCCAAGcagccaaggacaagggaaCTTTGAGCAACTACGCTGACCCTACTACGGGCGAAGTCTCTTGCGTCTTTGTTTGCTGTGATCTACCACAGAAGCACATGGACACGTATTTCCAGAAGCTGCCTGATagcgagttcaaggagattggcaaCCGG GAACTGTTTGATGTCGATCAACACGTATATAGCTTCAGATGGGAAGCTGACCCCGAGGCCATCCACCCAACTGACCCAGAAGTCATGGCTCGTCTTGCTAAGCTGACAGTTGCCAAGGGCGCAGTCAATGGCGTCAACGGGCCCAATGGCACTagcctctcttcttcctcagccaTTCGCTGCATTGACCTGCGTTCCCCAGAAGACTTTGAAGAGTGCCATGTACAGGGCGCTTTCACCTCCCCACTGGAAGGCTTGACGCCCAAGAGCACATCAGCCTTTGAGTTTGGGGAACCTCAGATCCTCATTGACCAGTcaaagaagctcaaggccaagattgaggaCGCAGGTGTCTCAAAGTGGTTATCAGCTGCAACAAATCCCCTACTGGTTCTGGACTACGATGGTAACACATCAAGGGTTATGGCTGCGGCTTTGAGGGCGCGAGGCTTTGAAGCTTACTccttcaaggatggcatgTCTGGCTTGGCCAAGTGGCTCAGCAGTAAGCAGTCCGCATGA
- a CDS encoding Helo-like-N domain-containing protein, producing the protein MDPLSITTGVLALLGVCYNVGTGLKKLYDDIEAVDETVAAIIEDVKALTKVLNTMKTSFDGVAGPLTGHVGAHWENIYSSLKDGNEALEGLYKVVQEVSRETSVLSGTRKQMRLKAAEGKIGLFRKQIQSFRDTLQLSMQALILWNQVSIQGANDRILPSLEDMQREIRNLAVRLNERISTLQTTPVAAIPQFDMTKPAEIAAMSNLRNCVRSAATIVSSASTILTLDRDEETETYCGSDWGDVLPSQTSESTMAWLQDSVDRGQIRIPGSSRPPQGDDSDSDSDLDLDLALGLYKKAQVKYQSTDYQGAEPLLRNCLSRLMPMTEQGRTRPRKSDLPSAHEVLSLFCQTCIGLEKWEDAATAMIDKIALSPHGLEGKDEAALKDISTLVMVLYAKKDYVQGHLYGRKLLRGYRKLGPSGEDGVERSLTLLVAICKASGNTDEEQAYSIMLENLRERKAAQSMPIPIIEEESYGWRDPAIPVPEAEEQATSPQTADGNALLPTLELPYRPSTPVAYSARASPEPPPPPSISAVPPQRSSIASSSSVQTTVQSPDSLTIAVPPIRPVTPVIRSEAEQLLLSSKYYFENHERLLRAPVKRKLVIVGDTLSGKSLLLHHQAHGNIDKVAHLQEAASLLETFYTTVTLADITVDMTMTDTPGQIDYDRLRPICYPNGNVIILTFDKSIPECFDNIEEAWMPEIQHFLPNTPIILVGNKKDLEHDPKIIQEAKKIGYHPVTYEEGAEKAAKLPGVVKFLETSAKTGEGIKEVFEFAALYALLGTGQEKPPSIFRRLFSKK; encoded by the exons ATGGACCCCCTCTCGATAACGACAGGggttcttgcccttctcggaGTGTGTTACAATGTCGGCACAGGGCTCAAAAAGCTGTACGATGACATCGAGGCTGTCGACGAGACGGTGGCGGCCATCATCGAGGATGTCAAGGCCCTTACCAAGgttctcaacaccatgaagACGAGCTTCGACGGCGTGGCTGGACCTTTGACTGGGCATGTCGGAGCTCACTGGGAGAACATTTACTCCAGTTTGAAAGATGGAaatgaggctcttgagggcCTTTACAAGGTTGTGCAAGAGGTCAGCAGGGAAACTTCAGTCCTCAGTGGGACAAGGAAGCAGATGCGCCTCAAAGCTGCTGAGGGAAAGATTGGGCTCTTTCGAAAGCAGATTCAGTCCTTTCGAGATACTCTACAGCTCTCCATGCAAGCCCTTATTCT ATGGAACCAAGTATCCATTCAAGGTGCAAACGATCGCATCTTGCCCAGTCTCGAGGATATGCAGCGCGAGATCCGAAACCTAGCTGTCAGGTTGAACGAGCGCATCAGCACTTTGCAGACAACACCAGTTGCTGCTATCCCTCAGTTCGACATGACGAAACCTGCAGAGATCGCGGCCATGTCAAACCTGAGGAACTGTGTACGATCCGCTGCCACCATCGTATCGTCTGCTTCCACCATCTTGACACTCGACCGGGACGAAGAGACGGAAACTTATTGTGGCTCTGATTGGGGTGACGTCTTGCCAAGTCAGACCAGCGAGTCCACCATGGCCTGGCTGCAAGACAGCGTTGACAGAGGACAGATACGAATTCCAGGATCTTCAAGACCGCCACAGGGAGATGACTcagactcggactcggatcttgacctcgatctTGCTCTAGGCCTGTATAAAAAGGCACAAGTCAAGTATCAGTCAACAGATTATCAGGGCGCAGAACCGTTACTGCGCAACTGCCTGTCTCGGCTGATGCCCATGACCGAACAGGGCCGCACACGACCACGAAAGTCAGATCTCCCTTCAGCACACGAAGTCTTGTCCCTCTTCTGTCAGACATGCATCGGTCTCGAGAAATGGGAAGACGCAGCTACCGCCATGATTGACAAGATCGCGCTCAGCCCACACGGCCTAGAGGGCAAGGATGAAGCGGCTTTGAAGGACATTTCGACTCTAGTCATGGTTCTGTACGCCAAGAAAGACTACGTCCAAGGTCATTTATACGGCCGCAAGCTGCTTCGTGGATATCGGAAGCTTGGGCCCAGCGgagaggatggtgttgagcgcAGTCTGACTCTGCTTGTCGCCATCTGCAAAGCCAGCGGCAAcaccgacgaggagcaaGCCTATTCCATCATGTTGGAGAATCTACGTGAGAGAAAGGCAGCTCAGTCGATGCCCATACCCATCATCGAAGAGGAGAGTTACGGATGGAGAGATCCAGCTATTCCCGTCCCTGAAGCAGAAGAACAAGCGACGTCACCTCAGACTGCTGATGGAAACGCCTTGTTGCCGACACTAGAACTCCCTTACAGACCTTCGACACCAGTTGCATACTCTGCTCGTGCGTctccagagcctcctcctccaccaagcATCTCCGCAGTCCCACCCCAACGATCCTCTAtcgcctcctcttcctccgtTCAGACCACAGTTCAATCTCCAGACAGTTTAACCATAGCAGTCCCACCGATCCGTCCAGTTACTCCAGTCATTCGCAGCGAAGCTGAGCAGCTTCTATTGTCGAGTAAATACTACTTTGAGAATCATGAACGACTACTACGAGCCCCAGTCAAGAGAAAGCTGGTCATCGTGGGCGATACGTTGTCCGGGAAGAGCTTGTTGCTCCA TCATCAAGCGCATGGTAACATCGACAAG GTggcccatctccaagagGCTGCAAGCTTGTTAGAAACCTTCTACACAACTGTGACTCTCGCAGACATAACAGTCGACATGACCATGACCGACACGCCGGGCCAGATAGACTATGATCGCTTGCGTCCTATTTGCTACCCCAATGGCAACGTTATCATATTGACATTTGACAAGAGCATTCCAGAGTGTTTCGACAATATCGAAGAAGCG TGGATGCCCGAGATTCAACACTTTCTACCTAATACTCCCATCATACTTGTAGGCAATAAGAAGGACCTCGAGCACGACCCTAAAATAATCCAAGAAGCGAAAAAGATAGGTTACCACCCAGTCACCTATGAAGAG GGTGCAGAAAAGGCAGCCAAACTTCCAGGGGTGGTCA